In Methanoregula formicica SMSP, the DNA window ATTCCGGATATTTTTTTTGATTCCGATGGAGTATGTAATTTTTGTCATGAACACAATGAGAGAGAAAATAATTCCCCCCTAAATGTGGAAGGGAAAGCACACCTCGAAAAAATTATTCAAAATATTAAAAATAAAGGCAACGGAAAAAAATATGATTGTATTATAGGAGTAAGCGGGGGCACTGATAGTACCTATTGCCTCTATCTCGCAAAACAATGGGGACTACGTCCTCTTGCGGTCCATTTCGATAATGGATGGAATAGTGAAATTTCTGTAAGAAATATTAAAAACGCAACAACGAAATTGGATTTTGATCTTGACACCTGGGTTGCAGATTGGGAAGAATTCAAGGATTTACAAATTGCTTTTTTACGATCTTCTGTTCCTGAAGCTGATATGCCCACAGATATTGCATATTTAAGCGTTCTGTATAAAATCGCGGTTAAGGAAAATGTGAAATTTATTATTAATGGAAGTAATTTCAGAACTGAAGGTAAACAACCCTCCGCCTGGGGTTATGGGGATGGCAAATATATCAAGAGTGTTTACAAACAATTCGGAAAAGGGAAAAAACTGCAGAAAATTCCTAATCTTTCAATGGCGGATTTATTCTATTTTCATTTTATCAAGCAGATACAATTCATTAAACCCCTTTATTATATGAATTATAACAAGCATGAAGCTATGAAGGTCTTGGAAAAAGAGGTGGGATGGCAATACTATGGGGGACACCATTTTGAAAATGTATATACACGATTCATCCATGGATATTATCTTCCAAAAAAATTCGGGATTGAAAAACGCATCATTGAATTTTCAGCATTAATTCGTTCAAATCAGCTAACACGGGATGATGCTTTAGAAAAAATAAAAGAAGTGATTTATCCCAAAGAGTTAGTTGTTCAGGATATCCAGTTTATCATTAATAAATTGAATATTACCAATGATGAATACCAAAAGATCATGAAAGCACCCAATCGATATTTTTATGATTACAAAACCAATTATCCATTAATCATGAAAATGAGATTTTTCATTAACATAGCATATAAACTAAAACTTTACCCGGACAAAATTTATGGGAAAATTCATATTAATATATAAGGGGGAGCATAATTTGAATAAAGATTTACTTATTATTGCACCTGAATATTATAGCTTTGTTAAAGATCAAACGGAATCAATCGCAATTTTTTTTTCGAACGTAAAAGTATTAGTTCGACATAATCCGATTGCAGAAATTTCAACCATACTTCCAATCAATTCTTTAACAAATTTTCGAAAGAAAAATCTAATAAATTGCATAAACATTCCCCATAATATTTCTGTATTTCCAACACCCGTTTATTATGCCCCCCTCGATTTTTTTTATAAACGATTGGGAGAACAACATTTTTGTGCTGTAAATAGTATCATCAGAAAGAATTACTTTCATTTTGACCTTATGCATGCACATGCCACATGGTCTTCTGGTTATGTTGGTGCCCGTTTGAAAGACCTGTATCATGTTCCGTTCTTAGTTACAGCACATGGCTATGACATCTATTCTCTTCCATTCAAAGATGCAATCTGGAAAAAGAAGATTGAATATGTCCTGAACAAGGCTGATGCAGTTATTACCGTAAGTCAAAGTAATCTCAAATGTATCCAGAAATTGGATGTCGACACTCCAGTTTATATTATACCCAATGGATTCAGAAGTGATCTCTTCTCGCCAAGAGAGATGGCAGCGAGCCGCAGAGTGTTGGGTCTTCCACTAGACCGGAAGATTCTCCTCAATGTAGGAAATCTTGAACCCGTGAAAGGTCAAAAATATTTGATTGATGCAGTCAACGAGATCATTAAGGAAAGGAAGGATATTCTCTGCATCGTTGTTGGAATGGGAAGCGAGATACGTACCCTTGAGAAGCAAATTCTGTTCCAGGGGCTTGGTGAGTATGTTTTGCTCGTAGGTAAAAAGCCCCATGATGAGATCCCGTTATGGATAAATGCCTGTGATATATTTGTATTACCCAGTCTCAATGAAGGCAACCCAACTGTAATGTTCGAAGCTCTCGGATGCGGAAAGCCAATTATCGGAACGAAGGTCGGAGGGGTACCAGAGGTCATTTTTTCTGAAGATTATGGTTTAGTCGTTGAACCGGCTGATATTGGTGACCTTGCCGATAAAATAATGATGGCATTGGATCGAAAGTGGGACCAGAAGAAGATCCTTGCGTATGCGAAGCAGTTTACGTGGGAAAATATCGCAAAGGAAACTTTAAAGGTATTTACAAAGATTTCGGTGTGAGATTTGTGAAGGTTGCACTTATCACGAATTACTGGAAGAACAGCGAAGGTGGAGGTATCAAAACATATGTCGTAAACCTAGTACAAGCTTTGAAGGACAAAGGGATCGATGTCAGCGTGTTTTTCAGGGAAGGTAACGATCCGGAGCAATTCTGTGGCGGGCAGAACAAGATCGCATTCTCATTAACCTGCTTCCGGCAGTTACTGAAGATTCGACCTGATGTAATCCACACTCAAGGGACGTGGTACTGTCTCCTCCCAGGAGTGATCTACAAGAAAATTTTTGGATGCAGGTTGATCCATACTTTCCATACAGAACCTGATAAAAGTTTACAATTATTTGCAAAGTTTTTCTTCCAGATTCTCTTGAATACATGTGATTGTGTGACGTTTGTTTCGGAGAGATTGCAAGAACGAATTATTGAAGTTGACAGGTTTTCATTCCAAAATTCTGCAATTACCTATGCGGGAGTTCATACGATCACTGTTCCAGACTACCAAGTAAAGGAATTTAAAAAACAATATGGTATTAATGACAATTCGATTATTCTTACAGCAATTGGTATGACTGCTCTTCCCTACAAAGCTGAAGGACTAAAGATTCTACTTCAGGCCATCTATTTAGTGAAAAAATCATATCCTAATATTATACTCATCGTTACGAGAGAAGGGCGATATTCGGAAGAGGTGAGGGCGTTTTCCAACGAGATTGGTTTGGAAAGACATGTTATTTTTACAGGGAATATCGAGAATCCCTTTATTCCATTGAAGATGTGTGAGATTTATACTCATATAACGTTAGGTGATGGATTGCCAATAGCATTGTTAGAAGCGATGTCTATGGGGAAACCTATTATCGCGACACCGATTGCTGGTATCCCAGAAGCAATAGAAAGTGGTATCAATGGATTTTTAGTAGAGCCCAATCCCAAAAAAATTGCTGAAAAAATTGATTTTCTTCTTCAGAACCCTGAAATATGTGAAAAAATTTCTCAAAATGCGTATTACACAGCTAAAAATAAATTCACGTGGGAAAATGCAACAAAGACATTTATATTATTATATCGTGGAAATGGCAGTGAGATTGTGAATTCGCCGTGATTTGTATGGTTTTTCCTATTCAACACACTACATTCTCCCAATTGAATTCTAGAATGATTCAAATTATATCCTCTTGCCATAATAAAGAGCGGATGTCAAAAATCCTGTTGACAATAGGATATTCGTTAACAATAAATAATTTTCTTGTATTTTTTTTTTGTGTACCTCAAGGATATATTGTCGACATCTATTCGGCACTACCACTTAGTTTTTTCTTGTCATTGATTGTTTGTTATATAATAGGATCAACAGCGATATTTTGTAGTCAGGGAATTTACAGAAAACTTGGTATATTATTACTTTTTTTCAATTATTCTGCAGTTCTCATCATCCCGTATATGTTAGGTTATTACTCAATGGGACGGGCAGATGACATGACATATATTGGTGAATACCTCCAGATTAGTACATCTGGCAGTATTTCTGGGTGGGATATTTATCCAGCCAGCCATATTATTGGCGCTGCTCTCTCAATAGTAACAGGCCTTGATCCCCATATTATCTCTTTCGTAATTCCGCTTGTTTGTTCCTTCCTTTTTGCAGGAGGACTTTTTTTATGCTGTTGTCTTTTCCTCGAAGATCAGATTCTTATTAATATTGCCATCCCCGCATCATTTATTTTTTATCTCGGTCCTTATAATTTTCTAAATGTTCCACATGGTTTATTTTTTGCAATTATTCCTCTTATCCTCTATCTAGTGTTCAAATTTATCAAACATCAAAATTTTATTAATACCGTATTAGTATTTCCTTTCATACTTCTTGTTCCATTTATGCACCCATTCATTGTTTTTTTGGTAGTTTCTACATTTCTCGCTTTAATAATATTCAGCCAAATTCTTAAAAAAGTTGAAAATTTGAACTATTTACGAATTCTGCACTTATTCTTAATGGTTGTAATTGGATTTCTTTCGTGGTTTATTTTCTGTTCAACACTCATGGGGGACTTTTACCAAAGTTATCGATCTTATCTGCAGAGAGTAACGGAACCGGTTTTTTTCGAGACCACTGATAAATTAACCCGTATAAATATGAATCCCGATAAACTTTTTAAATTGTTGACGGTATACTATGGACGTTATACAATTCCACTTCTGATTATTATAATCGCTATTATTATCATCTATTTAAAACGAGACAGAATCACTCTTGTTTTAAAAAATTATATAGCTTTTTGGGCTTTTTTTTACCTGTTTTTTTTAATGTTAGAACTAATCCTTTTTTTCAATCCAATAATTTCTCATCAATCAGATCGATTAACAAATTTAAATTTTATTATCTACGCTCAGGTGCCGCTATTTGTTGTATCTCTTTATGTGATTTCCATGAGATTTAAATCCCCGCTAGTAAAAATATTTTTATTTTTATTGATATTATCTGGTATATGGAGCCTGAGTCTTTTTGGTACTTTTAATTCACCAAATATTTTTAAAACAAATGATGCCTTGACCAATAATGAAGTCCACGGAATGAAATGGTTCTTTGGAACAAAGATTACTGAAAAAGTATTAACTCCCCTGAGTTCAATCAGAAGGTTTCAGGATTTATTATCAGATAAAAATTATGATTCAATGGTAATGGTACCTGATCATTTTGGTTATTCAGATAACACTCAATCATTCACGGAAATAAATTTAAAACGTGGTGAACAAAGTTATGTCGTTTTACTGACAATTGATGAACTTATGTATCAGAAAATCCCGGGATATATCGAAGTTGGCAGATATACTGAAAACGATTATTCTCGGTTCAGAAATGATCAGTCGATTAATGCGAAGATTTACCATAGCCTTAATATTCAGATATTTGATATATATTAATTAAAAATGTAAAGTAAAGATTTATTATAAAGATGTTTTTCTTGGTTGTAGGACTTCCAATATGCCCGTAAAAATATGTCCGATATGTTGTTCAGAATCTGATTTCCTTTGTTCACTTTCATCGAATTATTTGAAAAATGAGTTAGAAAATAATTTTAACAAAAAAATTACCTGAAACCGTAGAAATAATTGATTATTCCATCAATAAATGTCGACAATGTTCATTAGAGTGGGCAGATCCTTCAGTACCAGGATCAACCGAATTTTATGCCTGGATCACGAACCAATCTGATTACTATCCTGCAAAAAGATGGGAATGGGATATTCTGCGTGATGAAATGAAAAAGAGAAATAAAGAACAGATTTCACTATTGGAGATTGGTTGTGGAAATGGTGAATTTCTAAAAACAATTCGACAAAAGTTAATTGTTCACGGGGTAGGTCTTGATATAAGTTTATAATCAATTGAAAAATGTAAGAAACAAGATTTGATAGCATATTGCGAAAATATTGAAGTATTCTCTCAAAGAAATGAATATCAAAAATTTTTTGATTACGTTGCCTATTTCATAGTCTCGAACACATCAGTAATCCTAAAGATCTTATTAATTCAATACTCCCATTATTGCGAAATAATGGAAAAATTTTTATTAGCGTTCCTTTTTCCCCCACCTCATACGAAACTTTTTTTTATTCGCCCCTCTGAATAACCCTCCACACCATCTAACACGATGGAATTATTCATCCTGTCTAAACTTGCCAATGAGGTAAATTTAAAAATAAAAATTATCAATGCCGAAATCGAAACCTGCATGGTATCGGACATTTTCAAATTTTGAAAAATTTTGTAAAATCAAAACAAAGAAAAATACCTTATTTTTCATTTTATTGGATATTCTAAAAAATCCATATGAAATATATAATTAATATCATCTTCAAAAAAATAGAGTTCGGATTAACAATCAAACAACAGCGAATGTGATATTAATTGAATTGTATAAATGATATCATCCGGTTTTTTTAACCGATACGTTAAGTTTAAACACTTTGTTGGAATGCTAGGGAAATCGAATGTTTTTATAGGAAATTTTCCTCTGATGAATATTGCACAGAGGGAATTAGATACATGAAATATATCATTCCTGAATTCTGGTTGACATCCCTCCATGATTCCTGACAATGTTTCCCATCTAATGCGTTCGGGTGTATGTCCATAATCATGCCAAAAATTACCGAATCATGGATTTCTATGGAGCGAAGTTAACAATCATATTTGATACAAAGACGAGCGGAATAATCAAGACGCTGTAAATAGGTTTTTATGCTATTTTCCTTGAAATATTCATCAACCGCCTTCCTCGATCCCGCCCAATATCCATAATCATCAATAATTAAAATACCCCCTTTTGAGAGTTTGGGGTATAACATGTTTAATTCATGCTTTGTAGATGAATAAAAATCAGTATCCAATCTTAAAATTGCAATTTTATCACTGATTACTTTAGGAATTGTGTCTTCAACCAGGCCTTTTATATAAAATATTTTTTCTTTGGGATAGCCTGTTAATTCCAGATTTTTTTTCACTTCTTCCAATGAGCAATTAACCCAATCAGAAGCAGTATCACTCTTTTTAACTTTTTGAAATGTCTCTATTGCTGGTTCACCAATATAGTCAACATCAGATTCTGTTGGTTTAGGCATTCCTTCAAATGTATCATATAAATATAAATTTCTTGAAAATTGATTTAAATTGTTCAAAGTCAATGCTACCGTCATCATACTTCCGCCCTTCCATACACCACATTCAACAATATCACCTTCAATTTCATTCTCAATGATATATTTCACAGATTGGATTAATGGATATATCCGGTCTGTGTTTGTCAATGTAAATGGGAGAACCGATTCAATAATTTCAATATCCTTTTTTTCAAAATCGATCGGGTAATTATTTTTCTTAATATCATATCCAAGAAAATTAAAAATTTTTCTAGCAGATGTCTTCCAATTTACCATAATATCTCTGTTAATAAACGGGAACTTAATATTATCGATTCATCAAATATGGGTGCATCATACAAAATTTTGGATATTTCAGAAAATTTGCGTTTAATAACAAACCTCTCCAAATTAAATATCGATCGAGGTATATAAACACGTCATCCAATTTTTTTCACTGATACGTTAAGGGTAAACACTTTATTTGGAACGCTAGGGAAATCGAATGTTTTTGTAGTAAATTTTTCTCTGGTGAATATAGCACAAAGGGAATTAGATACATGAAATATATCATTCCTGAATTCTGGTGGACATCCCTCCATGATTCCTGCCAATGTTTCCCATCTAATGCGTTCGGGCGTATGTCCATAATCATGCCAAATAATAACAGAATCGTCGTTTTTAAGTAATTTAAATGCATTTTGGGTATCTGATATTATAGCATCCTCACTATGATCTCCATCAATAAATATGATATCAAATTTTTTATTAATTGACCCAAAATCAAAGTTATTTGAATTTGCTCCGATATGAATAACATTTTTTAATTTTTCTGAAAAAAATCTCATTGATCTTACCATTTCTTCTGAATATCCTTCTTTTAAAAGATCTTCTTTTGCTAAACTTATGGAATAACATTCTTCAGCAAATGGTGATACATTTGCAATACTTTCCCCTCTCCAGGTTCCAATCTCCAGATATTGACAGTGATCATACTTTTTTGCTAGTGAGTTTAGCAGAAGATAATCAATTGGCGTGGATCCATCACTTAAAAAACTGATGGGATAGACTGTATCGACAAATTCGGGCAAAAGATCTAATAAATCTAATGTTGGTAAACCTCGTTCAAAACCATATTTTTGAATTATCCGTTTTCGTATTACAACCTCATCTGTTAAAACATTACCAATTGAACTAGGATTTGTTATAATTGTTCGAAATATTTGAATGATATGATGACCTTTTCGTATCCACTTATTATTCATACATCCATTCCGGATTTAAAAAGATTTTATTTTATCGGATCATTTTTTTTATCACCCAATCAGAAATCATTAGATTTTATTTTCGAGCTAGTCGGGATAAATATTA includes these proteins:
- a CDS encoding N-acetyl sugar amidotransferase, with product MTSSDYQICSKCICDTTIPDIFFDSDGVCNFCHEHNERENNSPLNVEGKAHLEKIIQNIKNKGNGKKYDCIIGVSGGTDSTYCLYLAKQWGLRPLAVHFDNGWNSEISVRNIKNATTKLDFDLDTWVADWEEFKDLQIAFLRSSVPEADMPTDIAYLSVLYKIAVKENVKFIINGSNFRTEGKQPSAWGYGDGKYIKSVYKQFGKGKKLQKIPNLSMADLFYFHFIKQIQFIKPLYYMNYNKHEAMKVLEKEVGWQYYGGHHFENVYTRFIHGYYLPKKFGIEKRIIEFSALIRSNQLTRDDALEKIKEVIYPKELVVQDIQFIINKLNITNDEYQKIMKAPNRYFYDYKTNYPLIMKMRFFINIAYKLKLYPDKIYGKIHINI
- a CDS encoding glycosyltransferase; translation: MGKFILIYKGEHNLNKDLLIIAPEYYSFVKDQTESIAIFFSNVKVLVRHNPIAEISTILPINSLTNFRKKNLINCINIPHNISVFPTPVYYAPLDFFYKRLGEQHFCAVNSIIRKNYFHFDLMHAHATWSSGYVGARLKDLYHVPFLVTAHGYDIYSLPFKDAIWKKKIEYVLNKADAVITVSQSNLKCIQKLDVDTPVYIIPNGFRSDLFSPREMAASRRVLGLPLDRKILLNVGNLEPVKGQKYLIDAVNEIIKERKDILCIVVGMGSEIRTLEKQILFQGLGEYVLLVGKKPHDEIPLWINACDIFVLPSLNEGNPTVMFEALGCGKPIIGTKVGGVPEVIFSEDYGLVVEPADIGDLADKIMMALDRKWDQKKILAYAKQFTWENIAKETLKVFTKISV
- a CDS encoding glycosyltransferase family 4 protein — translated: MKVALITNYWKNSEGGGIKTYVVNLVQALKDKGIDVSVFFREGNDPEQFCGGQNKIAFSLTCFRQLLKIRPDVIHTQGTWYCLLPGVIYKKIFGCRLIHTFHTEPDKSLQLFAKFFFQILLNTCDCVTFVSERLQERIIEVDRFSFQNSAITYAGVHTITVPDYQVKEFKKQYGINDNSIILTAIGMTALPYKAEGLKILLQAIYLVKKSYPNIILIVTREGRYSEEVRAFSNEIGLERHVIFTGNIENPFIPLKMCEIYTHITLGDGLPIALLEAMSMGKPIIATPIAGIPEAIESGINGFLVEPNPKKIAEKIDFLLQNPEICEKISQNAYYTAKNKFTWENATKTFILLYRGNGSEIVNSP
- a CDS encoding glycosyltransferase family protein; this encodes MGRADDMTYIGEYLQISTSGSISGWDIYPASHIIGAALSIVTGLDPHIISFVIPLVCSFLFAGGLFLCCCLFLEDQILINIAIPASFIFYLGPYNFLNVPHGLFFAIIPLILYLVFKFIKHQNFINTVLVFPFILLVPFMHPFIVFLVVSTFLALIIFSQILKKVENLNYLRILHLFLMVVIGFLSWFIFCSTLMGDFYQSYRSYLQRVTEPVFFETTDKLTRINMNPDKLFKLLTVYYGRYTIPLLIIIIAIIIIYLKRDRITLVLKNYIAFWAFFYLFFLMLELILFFNPIISHQSDRLTNLNFIIYAQVPLFVVSLYVISMRFKSPLVKIFLFLLILSGIWSLSLFGTFNSPNIFKTNDALTNNEVHGMKWFFGTKITEKVLTPLSSIRRFQDLLSDKNYDSMVMVPDHFGYSDNTQSFTEINLKRGEQSYVVLLTIDELMYQKIPGYIEVGRYTENDYSRFRNDQSINAKIYHSLNIQIFDIY
- a CDS encoding TylF/MycF/NovP-related O-methyltransferase; protein product: MVNWKTSARKIFNFLGYDIKKNNYPIDFEKKDIEIIESVLPFTLTNTDRIYPLIQSVKYIIENEIEGDIVECGVWKGGSMMTVALTLNNLNQFSRNLYLYDTFEGMPKPTESDVDYIGEPAIETFQKVKKSDTASDWVNCSLEEVKKNLELTGYPKEKIFYIKGLVEDTIPKVISDKIAILRLDTDFYSSTKHELNMLYPKLSKGGILIIDDYGYWAGSRKAVDEYFKENSIKTYLQRLDYSARLCIKYDC
- a CDS encoding class I SAM-dependent methyltransferase, whose translation is MNNKWIRKGHHIIQIFRTIITNPSSIGNVLTDEVVIRKRIIQKYGFERGLPTLDLLDLLPEFVDTVYPISFLSDGSTPIDYLLLNSLAKKYDHCQYLEIGTWRGESIANVSPFAEECYSISLAKEDLLKEGYSEEMVRSMRFFSEKLKNVIHIGANSNNFDFGSINKKFDIIFIDGDHSEDAIISDTQNAFKLLKNDDSVIIWHDYGHTPERIRWETLAGIMEGCPPEFRNDIFHVSNSLCAIFTREKFTTKTFDFPSVPNKVFTLNVSVKKIG